The following is a genomic window from Gemmatimonadaceae bacterium.
CCCGCGCCCGCCGCGACTTCCGCGTCAGTCCATCCCTTGAGCCGGGTCAGAACGTTTTCCGCGGAACCGCGAGCGGTCTGAAGCGGCGTATACACGCCGAGCGCACCACAACTGCTGACTGAGTAGATCGCATCGCTTGGCGTCGTGGTGCGCCGATCGTAAGGCGCACGGGCCGCGGTCTGCTCGGCGTACACGAACTCTTCGCCGATCAGTCCGCCAATCGCCGTATACGAATTGAATGCGCACTCGAAATCAGCCACCGCCCCGTCTACAAGAATCTGCGCATTGCCGCTCGTTTCAATCTCACCGGCCGGAATCCGGCTCGCCGGTTCGACATCCAGCGGATTGCGCAGAGTGTCGCACGCACCGAGTGCAATTATCGTCACTACAGCAGCCGTCCATCTGACTGCACGCGCGTCGCTGAAGCCTGCACGCATGTTGATCAGCTCACGAGTCGAAGGTTGAGTAGGCATGTATCACCAGTCCAGGTTGACGCCCAGCACCCATTGCGCGAGCTGGGGATTGGTGGTTTGCTCGAGCTGCCCGAAGTTGCCGCCGCGAGCGCCGCTCAGAAAGAAGGCCTCCGGATCGAGTCCCGGATAATCCGACCAGGTGAAGAGATTGCGGCCGGCGAGTGAGATGACCGCACGGTTGAAATTGACCCACCGGGTCTTCACCACCGGCAGCGTGTAGGAGACACTCACCTCGCGCAGCTTGGTATAGTCCGACTTGTTCACGTAGTAATCCACCAGCTGTCCGTTCGACTGTATCGCGGCTATCCGCGTAGCTTCGAATTCAAGCGGATAAAAATTCTCCCGGCACCTGATGAATATCTGACAGCGCACGCGGGTGTTGCCATCGACTTTGTAGAACCCTCGCTTGAAATCAACCAGTCCGTACAGGCGCAGATTCTTGAACAGCGTAACAGTGCTTGTGAACGCGCCTTCCGCACTCGGCAAAGACCGGCCGATATACACTTCGGGCGCATCGTCGGGAGTGTTGTAGCGCAGGTCGGGTCCGGCACAAATCATCGAACCGCCTTTCGAATCGTCACAGAGGGTCTTGCTGATATCTGCCCGGCCGGTTGGCAACAGCTCCGAGCTGATGACTCTTTGCTCGAAGTAAGAGCCGATTGGGCGTCCGACTTGATGTCGAATATTGAAGCCTCCCACGACAAAGTCCGGGGTGCCGCTTGCCTTTCGAAGGTCAAGAATCGATTGCGGCGTTCCCAGGCTTTCGACTTCGCTTCCATTTGTCGCCCAACTAAACGATGCATCCCATTTGAACGCATCCCTCATTACCGGCGTAGTCCGAAGCAGTACTTCCGTTCCCCAGTTACGTATCGATCCCGCGTTGAACGGCTGCGTGTTCGGCAGGCCGAGTGATGGGGGAATCTGCCGGTCGAGAATGGCGTCCGTCGTTTTCTTGAGGTAGTAGGTGAACTCAAGTCCGAGCCGATCGCTCAGCGCACCGAGGTCGAACCCGAACTCCAGCTCTTTGCTGCGCTCCGGACCAAGGTCCGCGTTACCAAGAAATTGCGGGGTGACCGTGGCAACGTCGTTCGCTCCGGTCGCCGACGCGTACGTCTGCAGCGCCGAGTATGTAGCGGGCTGTTTGCCCGATTCTCCGTAGGCCGCACGAAGCTTAAGGGCACCGATTGCCGGCACCGGCCAGAACGGTTCTTCGCTCACCACCCAGCTGAGGCTGTACTTGGGATAGTAGACGCGGTCGAAATTCTGGCCGAAGGCGCTGTTATCGTCAGCGCGTATGGCGGCAGTCAGATACAGTCTGTCACGCCATCCCAACTGCTCCTGAATGAAGAAGCCGAGCGTCGCGTCTTCTTCCAGATCACCGAAGGTTACCCGGTCGGGGGTGGTTGCGGACAGCGCGGTCAGTCCGACGGTGGGAAAGATGGAACCGGACGACAGCAGAAACGCAGTCGAGTTACGGTAGTACTGAGCGCCAACCGATGTCGTCGATTTGAGTTCCGCCGTGGGATTCACAACGCCGGAAGCGGAATAATCGAGCGTGTAGTAGTTGATCTGCCGGCGATTGATCGACCGGCCGCCGTTGCCGCCGAAGATCACCCTCGACAGCGAATCCTGGGTGCGCGGGAATAGCTGATTATCGACCTCGTTCGCCTGGTCCGTCCCCGCGTTAAGGCGATGACTCAGCCACGTCGCAGGACGATGGTTGATCTGAAAGCTGCCGGTGAAGCGGGTCAGGTCCTGTCCCAGAATATTCAATGCGTCGTACTGCTCTGGAAGACCACTGTGAAATCCGCGGCGCGGGTTGCCGGGCTGGCCGTTGGCGAACACCAGATTGTTGGGATTCGCGGAAATGGTGCTCCACGTTCTGCCACCAAATCCGGCTTCAGCCGGAAGCTGTGTGCGGCCGTTGATGTACCCCATGTTGAGTCCGGCGTCGAGCCGCGAATTGGGGCTGATCGTGAGATTCATGCGGCCGGTGTAGCGCTGGACGTTGCTGGTGGGCTCGATGCCATCGCTGTCTTCGAGTCCGCCGGACGCGTAATACCGGAACAGGTTCGATCCGCCGCTCGCGCTCAGATCATACTCCTGCAGGCGTCCGCTCTTGAAGACGGGCGTGCCACGCGCGTTCTCGAGCTCGATGATGTCGATCGACGTCGTGTCTCTCACCCCCGTCGCCGCACCCGCCCGCTGCACCGTCTGGTAATTAACGGGCCAGCGGCCTTCGGGATCCTGCAAATAATTCGAACCCTGTCTCGTCGAGAAAGTCCAGCGCGGTGTTCCAGCGATCCCTTTCTTCGTGATAATCTGGATGACACCGTTGGATGCCTCGGTTCCATACAGCGTCGCCGCTGCCGGTCCTCTGATGATCTCCACCGATTGGATTTCGTCGGGATTGATGTCATTGATGCGAGAGATCGACGACGAACCGAATGCCTGATTCGCAGGTCCGCTGGCGAACGCGTTGTTCACTCGGACACCGTCGACGTAGATCAACGGTTCGTTGAGCAATGAGATGCTCGATGCGCCGCGGATGCGGATTCGTGCTCCCGCTCCCACGTTCCCGGTGGCACTGTTAACGACAACGCCCGGCGCCCGGCCGTTCAGCAGGTTCTGAACGCTGCTGATCGGAGCAATTTCCTTGGCTGCCGCGGCATTGATCGTCGTGACAGCGTTGCCCAGCTCGCGCACTGACTGCCGGCCGGCAGTACCTGTCACCACCACTTCGTCGAGAGCTACTGACTGCTCTCCCAGGGTAAGGTTCAGGTTGGTGTCGCCAACGCGGACCGTGCGTCGCAGCATTCGGTAACCAATCCGGCGGACTTCAATGGTGACTTCGCTACCGGTAAGACCGCTGATGCGAAAGCGGCCGCCCGCATCGGTGATACCGCCGGTCGTGGTTCCGTCGATGCGAACCTGCGCTGACGGGAGCGGCTGGCCGCCGGAGCCGAGCAGCACGCCGGCGATTACTCCGGATTGCTGAGCTTCGAGTTCGGGAGCGGCAGCCGAGTGAGCGGCGAGCATGAAAATCGCCGCGAGCGCGACGCATTTCGCGCAACGCAGACCCTGACGCGTGGTTCGAGCGATGGTCTGCAAGTTCTGTAGAATCTGCTTCATGTACACCCCTGCGGTATGGGAGAAATCCGCGTGCGCTGGACGGGACCTATAGTACGGTCAGACCCAGAAGGGGGCAATACGAATGAGAAACATACGGACAGGAAAGGTCTGATCGAATGTCAGTTCCGTTTTCAGGTTGTGCAGGAGAGCCTGGCATCAGCTACCTGTAACGGCCAACTGAGAAAAGCCGACCCGTCAGGTGTCAGCGAGGCAGAGTCCAGCGCGCGAGTATAAGTCACCAGGTCGAGGTAATGGTCACCTGTTCCCTAACCTCGCGTGCTGGCATCTTGGGGTACTGACGACTAACGGGTCAGCTTTTCTCAGTTCGAGGTTACTGGGAGCTGATACCCGGCTTCTGCGCAACCTGAAAACTTGTTGGTAACCTTGCCGATCCCGCGTGCTAGTGACCCGCCGATCCCGCCCCCCCCGTCTATTCCATCTCCTCGAAGGTGTCTCTGATCTGGGTTACAGCCCACTCCAGATCCTCCCGGCTCACGACAAGCGGCGGCGCGATCCGTACCACGAAGTCATGCGTTTCCTTGCACAGCAGCCCGCGCTCCATGAGCGCTTCGCAGAACTTGCGCGCCGGCTCGGTTAGCTCCACACCCACGAGCATTCCGCGTCCGCGAATCTCCTTGATCTTCGGATGCTCGATGCTGCGCAGCTCGTTCGCGAACCATTCGCCCAGCTCGGCCGAACGTTCGGCAAGCCCTTCGTCCCGGATGACGGCAAGTGCAGTACGCGCAACCGCGCAGCCGAGCGGGTTGCCACCATAGGTGCTACCGTGGCTGCCGGCATCGACGACATCTATTAATTCCCGCCGTGCAACGAACGCTGACACCGGATAAAACCCGCCGGAGAGCGCCTTGCCGAGTATGTAGGCGTCCGGTTTTACCGACTCATGATCGCAGGCGAACGGCTTGCCTGTGCGTCCGAGCCCCGTCTGAATTTCGTCGGCGAGAAACAAAACTTTGTTGCTCTTGCAGAGATCGGACACCGCGCGCAGGTAGCCGTCGGGTGGAATAAGAATGCCGGCTTCACACTGAATCGGCTCAAGCAGAATTGCACACGTGTTGGGTGTGATTGCCGCTTCGATTGCGGCTGCATCGCCGTACGGAACCGAGACAAACCCGGGCGTAAATGGCCCGAAGCCATCCTTGTAACTCTTCTCCGAAGAGAATCCGACAATGGTTGTCGTGCGACCATGAAAATTGTTGTCGCAGACTATGATCTCGGCCTTGTCAGCCGCGATTCCCTTGATTCGATACCCCCAGCGGCGCGCGGCCTTGATCGCTGTTTCGACGGCCTCGGCACCGGTGTTCATCGGCAGTACCGCATCCATTCCGCAGAACCGCGCCAGTTCTTCACAGAACAGCGGGAGTTGATCGTTGCGGAAGGCGCGTGACGTCAGAGTGACGCGTGCTGCCTGTCCGCGCATGGTTTCGAGAATTCGCGGGTGGCAGTGACCCTGGTTGACTGCGGAGTACGCGCTCAGGCAATCGAGATAACGCTTGCCATCGACGTCGTAGAGCCACGGGCCTTCGCCTCGCTCGACGACGATATCGAGGGGATGATAGTTATGCGCTCCCCACTGGTCTTCGAGTGCGACAAGAGCGTCGGCGTCGGCGGTGATCTGTGCGGTCATGAGGGTTGCTTCCTGTTCATGTGGAGGGAGTCGGAGATGCCTCGCCCTTGGCAAGGTACTCCTGGATGTAGTCCCGTACAGCTTCGGATAGCGGCATTGCCGGCTTGTCGTATCCTGATGCTTGAAGTTTCGAGATATCGGCGAGCGTCGTGTACTGATAGTTCGATCGCATCTCAACCGGCATGTCGATGAATTCGATGTGCGGCTCGCGTCCCATCGCCGCAAAGACCGCGTGGGCGATATCGAGCCAGGTATCCGCACGGCCCGCGCCGATATTGAACAACCCCGACGCGTTTACATCCCCGGCGATATGGAGCGTCATCGCGGCGGCGTCTTTCACATAGAGGAAGTCACGCCGCTGCTCACCGTCACGGTACTCGTCTCGGTAGCTGCGAAAAAGCCTAATGACACCGGTGTCACGCACCTGCGAGAACGCCTTGTTGACGATGCTCCGCATTTCTCTCTTGTGCTGCTCGCCAGGGCCGAAGATGTTGAAATACTTGAGGCCCGCGCAGCGCTCGAGAAGTCCCGTGCGCGCAGCGTATACGTCGAAAAGATGTTTGGAGTAGCCGTACATGTTGAGTGGTCTGAGTGCGCCAAGATTTTCCATCTCGGCACTGTCGCTCATTCCGGCGGAACCGTCACCGTAGGTCGCGGCTGACGACGCATACACGAACCGTCCGCCCCCCTCTACCGTCCACTCGGCGAGCTGGCGGGTGTAGTCGTAGTTGTTTTGCGCGAGATACCGGGCGTCCTTCTCGGTTGTGGACGAACACGCGCCCATGTGGAGCACGACATCGAAATTCGCCAGCCGTCCCGATTGCACCCGTGCGATAAGGTC
Proteins encoded in this region:
- a CDS encoding SusC/RagA family TonB-linked outer membrane protein, with the protein product MKQILQNLQTIARTTRQGLRCAKCVALAAIFMLAAHSAAAPELEAQQSGVIAGVLLGSGGQPLPSAQVRIDGTTTGGITDAGGRFRISGLTGSEVTIEVRRIGYRMLRRTVRVGDTNLNLTLGEQSVALDEVVVTGTAGRQSVRELGNAVTTINAAAAKEIAPISSVQNLLNGRAPGVVVNSATGNVGAGARIRIRGASSISLLNEPLIYVDGVRVNNAFASGPANQAFGSSSISRINDINPDEIQSVEIIRGPAAATLYGTEASNGVIQIITKKGIAGTPRWTFSTRQGSNYLQDPEGRWPVNYQTVQRAGAATGVRDTTSIDIIELENARGTPVFKSGRLQEYDLSASGGSNLFRYYASGGLEDSDGIEPTSNVQRYTGRMNLTISPNSRLDAGLNMGYINGRTQLPAEAGFGGRTWSTISANPNNLVFANGQPGNPRRGFHSGLPEQYDALNILGQDLTRFTGSFQINHRPATWLSHRLNAGTDQANEVDNQLFPRTQDSLSRVIFGGNGGRSINRRQINYYTLDYSASGVVNPTAELKSTTSVGAQYYRNSTAFLLSSGSIFPTVGLTALSATTPDRVTFGDLEEDATLGFFIQEQLGWRDRLYLTAAIRADDNSAFGQNFDRVYYPKYSLSWVVSEEPFWPVPAIGALKLRAAYGESGKQPATYSALQTYASATGANDVATVTPQFLGNADLGPERSKELEFGFDLGALSDRLGLEFTYYLKKTTDAILDRQIPPSLGLPNTQPFNAGSIRNWGTEVLLRTTPVMRDAFKWDASFSWATNGSEVESLGTPQSILDLRKASGTPDFVVGGFNIRHQVGRPIGSYFEQRVISSELLPTGRADISKTLCDDSKGGSMICAGPDLRYNTPDDAPEVYIGRSLPSAEGAFTSTVTLFKNLRLYGLVDFKRGFYKVDGNTRVRCQIFIRCRENFYPLEFEATRIAAIQSNGQLVDYYVNKSDYTKLREVSVSYTLPVVKTRWVNFNRAVISLAGRNLFTWSDYPGLDPEAFFLSGARGGNFGQLEQTTNPQLAQWVLGVNLDW
- the rocD gene encoding ornithine--oxo-acid transaminase; this encodes MTAQITADADALVALEDQWGAHNYHPLDIVVERGEGPWLYDVDGKRYLDCLSAYSAVNQGHCHPRILETMRGQAARVTLTSRAFRNDQLPLFCEELARFCGMDAVLPMNTGAEAVETAIKAARRWGYRIKGIAADKAEIIVCDNNFHGRTTTIVGFSSEKSYKDGFGPFTPGFVSVPYGDAAAIEAAITPNTCAILLEPIQCEAGILIPPDGYLRAVSDLCKSNKVLFLADEIQTGLGRTGKPFACDHESVKPDAYILGKALSGGFYPVSAFVARRELIDVVDAGSHGSTYGGNPLGCAVARTALAVIRDEGLAERSAELGEWFANELRSIEHPKIKEIRGRGMLVGVELTEPARKFCEALMERGLLCKETHDFVVRIAPPLVVSREDLEWAVTQIRDTFEEME
- the rfaD gene encoding ADP-glyceromanno-heptose 6-epimerase; this translates as MLLDPNTHVLVTGGAGFIGSNLVYGLNERGIENIVIADFLGSDEKWRNLVPLKFVDYLEADDLIARVQSGRLANFDVVLHMGACSSTTEKDARYLAQNNYDYTRQLAEWTVEGGGRFVYASSAATYGDGSAGMSDSAEMENLGALRPLNMYGYSKHLFDVYAARTGLLERCAGLKYFNIFGPGEQHKREMRSIVNKAFSQVRDTGVIRLFRSYRDEYRDGEQRRDFLYVKDAAAMTLHIAGDVNASGLFNIGAGRADTWLDIAHAVFAAMGREPHIEFIDMPVEMRSNYQYTTLADISKLQASGYDKPAMPLSEAVRDYIQEYLAKGEASPTPST